Proteins encoded in a region of the Flavobacterium sp. PMTSA4 genome:
- a CDS encoding fasciclin domain-containing protein, which translates to MKNSIKILLLASFFAIVSCKQNSETETSETTESAPTESVGQEGVQDETSNPNIVQIASGSKDHTTLVTAVKAAGLVTSLSNAGPFTVFAPTNAAFDKLPKGTVEGLLKPEKKGDLENILGYHTYVGVLKTEYMQDGQEYDMVFGGKVKITKQGEKTFVNNSEIVASIETSNGIIHVIGDVLLPK; encoded by the coding sequence ATGAAAAATTCTATTAAAATTTTGCTTTTAGCGAGCTTTTTTGCCATCGTTAGCTGTAAACAAAACAGCGAAACAGAAACATCTGAAACAACCGAAAGTGCTCCAACAGAAAGTGTTGGTCAAGAAGGTGTACAAGATGAAACGTCTAACCCGAATATTGTACAGATTGCTTCGGGAAGTAAAGATCACACAACATTGGTAACTGCCGTTAAAGCCGCAGGTTTGGTTACTTCGTTAAGTAATGCTGGACCTTTTACCGTGTTTGCGCCAACCAATGCTGCCTTTGATAAATTACCAAAAGGAACTGTAGAAGGTTTATTAAAACCGGAGAAAAAAGGTGATTTAGAAAATATTTTAGGTTATCATACTTATGTTGGCGTGTTAAAAACCGAATATATGCAAGACGGACAAGAGTATGATATGGTGTTTGGCGGAAAAGTTAAAATCACTAAACAAGGAGAAAAAACGTTTGTAAACAATTCAGAAATTGTAGCTTCTATCGAAACTTCCAATGGAATAATTCATGTAATTGGTGATGTTTTACTTCCAAAATAG
- a CDS encoding Crp/Fnr family transcriptional regulator: MAIDLDLLFTWGAIAKEYKKNEIIISEDETAHFYYQIMEGCVRMFNCNDDGKEFTQGYFTEGQSFGEPPLFIDEKYPSTATAFQDCKIIKLSKEKFLKILEEYPAIQKHFLTLMAQRIHSKAKTSKDIINQKPEFRIIAFLNTHKKGNSSKKELVPFTRQEIANFTGLRVETVIRAFSKMKTDKKIDIINHKIYF, translated from the coding sequence ATGGCAATAGATTTGGATTTACTTTTTACTTGGGGAGCAATTGCCAAAGAATATAAAAAAAATGAAATCATAATTTCAGAAGATGAAACGGCGCATTTTTATTATCAAATAATGGAAGGTTGTGTGCGAATGTTCAATTGTAATGATGATGGTAAAGAATTTACTCAAGGTTATTTTACTGAAGGACAAAGTTTTGGAGAACCACCATTGTTTATTGACGAAAAATATCCTTCTACCGCTACCGCTTTTCAAGATTGCAAAATCATTAAACTTTCTAAAGAAAAATTTTTAAAAATTTTAGAAGAATATCCCGCCATTCAGAAGCATTTTCTAACACTTATGGCGCAACGAATTCACAGTAAAGCCAAGACTTCAAAAGATATTATCAATCAAAAACCCGAATTTAGAATTATTGCCTTTTTAAATACACATAAAAAAGGAAATAGCAGCAAAAAAGAGTTAGTTCCGTTTACGCGCCAAGAAATTGCCAATTTTACAGGTTTGAGAGTAGAAACCGTTATTAGAGCTTTTTCAAAAATGAAAACAGATAAAAAAATTGACATTATCAACCATAAAATTTATTTCTGA
- a CDS encoding FixH family protein, which produces MKSLLKYTLAFFIMAATTMFTSCSSDDDTTTTTTDELSGITKFKEFSNDTHTIELYSKAGSLEQGFNEISIRIKDKSTGNYEKNAEVSWMPIMHMTMMNHSCPKSEVEKTTPNGTLYNGYIVFQMAQNTTEYWDLKVDYTIEGTAYTATSVIDVPASAKKKVSSFTGTDGVKYVVAYAEPTNPKVAVNDIALGVWKMQNMMDFPVVDGYKVKIDPRMPSMGNHSSPNNVDATQKTIGGLYEGKLSLTMTGYWKINLQLLNAAGDVLKGETITETVTESSLFVEIEF; this is translated from the coding sequence ATGAAATCTTTACTAAAATATACACTTGCCTTTTTTATAATGGCAGCAACAACTATGTTTACTTCATGCTCATCAGATGATGATACAACTACAACAACCACCGACGAATTATCTGGAATTACTAAATTTAAAGAATTTTCAAACGATACACATACCATAGAATTATATTCTAAAGCAGGAAGTTTAGAACAAGGATTTAATGAAATTTCTATCAGAATTAAAGATAAATCTACTGGAAATTATGAAAAAAATGCAGAAGTGAGTTGGATGCCAATTATGCACATGACAATGATGAACCATTCTTGTCCAAAATCTGAAGTAGAAAAAACAACTCCAAACGGAACGTTATACAATGGTTATATTGTTTTTCAAATGGCACAAAACACAACAGAATATTGGGATTTAAAAGTTGATTATACGATAGAAGGAACGGCTTATACGGCTACTTCTGTAATTGATGTTCCTGCATCGGCAAAGAAAAAAGTAAGTTCATTTACAGGAACTGATGGTGTGAAATATGTTGTGGCTTATGCCGAACCAACTAATCCAAAAGTTGCAGTTAATGACATAGCTTTAGGCGTTTGGAAAATGCAAAATATGATGGATTTTCCTGTAGTTGATGGCTATAAAGTAAAAATCGATCCACGTATGCCAAGTATGGGAAATCACAGTTCGCCTAATAATGTTGATGCTACCCAAAAAACAATTGGCGGTTTATATGAAGGTAAATTATCATTAACAATGACAGGTTATTGGAAAATAAACTTGCAGTTACTTAACGCTGCTGGCGATGTTTTAAAAGGCGAAACCATTACCGAAACTGTTACCGAAAGTAGTCTTTTTGTAGAAATTGAATTCTAA
- a CDS encoding TonB-dependent receptor plug domain-containing protein — protein sequence MKKILFLLLLNGLVSFAQEQKDTLVPKDLKEVIIIGKKAKIHEKQSKSLASIDEFLDKASQVDLIKRGAYAWEPIINNMATERTLITIDGMRIFGACTDKMDPITSYVEVSNLSEATIHSGQQGSCFGSTIGGAIDLKRNQNQFGNQKWDFAVNSGFETNNRQKIIGSSVNYTDSLFYVDTDIMFRDADNYKAGNNKEVLFSQFKKLNFSGTSGFKFSQNKLIEASLIYDKATDVGYPALPMDVSLAEALITSLKYMVIPKSPLLKDWETKVYFNTITHRMDDTKRPSVPIHMDMPGWSETFGMYSKITGNKSNHHFLINLNSFYNKSVAEMTMYPSNPNENSMFMYTWPDVRTFYTGFFAEDNWVFNCHSGLKLSLSLGSHTNDVASDFGLQSLQIFYPEMEAQKTRLLKSIGLNYNYNKNGLEYGFGTGYSERAPSVSEGYGFYLFNSSDRFDYIGNPNLRNEKSIETNVFFGYKKSKYNVKISSTFFRISDFIVGQPNDFFVPMTIGASGVKLYTTLDYATIFNVDITTEWKISKQFQWSGKIKYSRGQDSNKNNLPFISPVSYQTELKYRYQKLNVAIECIGNGSQTQFGSFYEEKPTAAFTILNFSAGYKFNWDGSILHIKMGVENIINTYYTTYSDWNKIPRIGRNIYLNLEIKI from the coding sequence ATGAAAAAAATACTATTTCTGTTGTTACTCAACGGCTTGGTTTCTTTTGCCCAAGAACAAAAAGATACTTTGGTTCCTAAAGACTTGAAAGAAGTAATAATCATTGGTAAAAAAGCAAAAATTCACGAAAAACAATCAAAATCATTGGCTTCAATAGATGAATTTCTAGACAAAGCTAGTCAGGTAGATTTAATAAAACGTGGCGCGTATGCTTGGGAACCAATTATCAACAATATGGCTACCGAAAGAACATTGATAACCATTGACGGAATGCGAATTTTTGGCGCTTGTACCGATAAAATGGACCCAATTACTTCGTATGTTGAAGTTTCTAATCTTTCTGAAGCAACGATACATTCTGGGCAACAAGGTTCGTGTTTTGGGTCGACCATTGGCGGAGCAATTGATTTGAAAAGAAATCAAAATCAATTTGGAAATCAAAAATGGGATTTTGCGGTTAATAGTGGTTTTGAAACCAATAATCGTCAAAAAATCATTGGTTCATCAGTAAATTATACAGACAGTTTATTTTATGTTGATACCGATATTATGTTTCGTGATGCCGATAATTACAAGGCAGGAAACAACAAAGAAGTTTTGTTTTCTCAATTTAAAAAACTCAATTTTTCAGGAACTTCGGGGTTTAAATTCAGCCAAAACAAACTCATTGAAGCATCTTTAATTTATGATAAAGCGACCGATGTTGGTTATCCAGCATTACCAATGGATGTTTCATTAGCCGAAGCTTTGATTACTTCGCTTAAATATATGGTTATTCCAAAATCTCCATTATTGAAAGATTGGGAAACCAAAGTATATTTTAACACTATTACACACAGAATGGATGATACCAAGCGACCATCGGTTCCTATTCACATGGATATGCCTGGTTGGAGCGAAACGTTTGGAATGTATTCTAAAATTACAGGTAATAAAAGCAATCATCATTTTTTGATTAACCTGAATAGTTTTTACAATAAATCGGTTGCCGAAATGACAATGTATCCTTCAAATCCTAATGAAAACAGTATGTTTATGTACACTTGGCCCGATGTGAGAACATTTTATACAGGTTTTTTTGCCGAAGATAATTGGGTTTTTAATTGCCATTCGGGTTTGAAATTGTCGTTGTCTTTAGGAAGTCATACCAATGACGTAGCAAGTGATTTTGGATTACAAAGTTTGCAGATTTTTTATCCCGAAATGGAAGCTCAAAAAACACGTTTACTAAAAAGCATCGGATTAAATTATAACTACAATAAAAACGGATTGGAATATGGTTTTGGAACCGGTTACAGCGAACGTGCACCATCAGTTTCCGAAGGATATGGTTTTTATTTGTTCAATAGTTCTGATCGTTTTGACTATATTGGTAATCCTAATTTGAGAAATGAAAAATCGATTGAAACAAATGTTTTCTTCGGATATAAAAAGAGTAAATACAACGTTAAGATTTCATCGACTTTTTTCAGAATTTCAGATTTTATTGTTGGTCAACCTAATGATTTTTTTGTCCCGATGACGATTGGTGCTTCTGGAGTAAAACTTTACACAACTTTGGATTATGCAACCATTTTTAATGTTGACATAACTACAGAATGGAAAATTTCAAAACAGTTTCAGTGGAGTGGAAAAATCAAATACAGTCGAGGTCAAGATAGTAACAAGAATAATTTACCGTTTATTAGTCCTGTAAGTTATCAAACGGAATTAAAATATAGATATCAAAAACTGAATGTAGCAATTGAATGTATTGGCAACGGATCTCAAACTCAATTTGGTTCATTTTATGAAGAAAAACCTACAGCAGCTTTCACCATACTAAATTTCAGTGCAGGTTATAAATTTAATTGGGACGGAAGTATTCTTCATATTAAAATGGGAGTAGAAAATATAATAAACACTTATTATACTACATATTCCGATTGGAATAAAATTCCGCGAATAGGTAGAAATATATATTTGAATTTAGAAATTAAAATTTAA
- a CDS encoding DUF6943 family protein produces the protein MTNFIIKTHRKDTVYARPHLFILNKGLNSGKPQKTPFTNSFVVIFQNEEDYENVFWITYSLWQSKFWHRNLCGSVIPFLRKIDFVKEFSAKAEEMLQDFEQHKKNVEALRLLELKENQFRQNINLINDLRRVILYRYCKK, from the coding sequence ATGACAAATTTTATCATCAAAACCCACCGAAAAGACACTGTTTACGCCAGACCTCATTTATTCATACTTAACAAGGGATTAAACAGCGGAAAGCCACAAAAAACGCCATTTACAAACAGCTTTGTTGTGATTTTTCAAAACGAGGAAGATTACGAAAATGTTTTTTGGATAACCTACAGTCTATGGCAATCCAAATTTTGGCACAGAAACCTCTGTGGCTCTGTTATTCCATTTCTAAGAAAAATTGATTTTGTCAAAGAATTTTCAGCTAAAGCAGAGGAAATGTTACAAGATTTTGAGCAACACAAAAAAAATGTTGAAGCATTGCGACTTTTGGAGCTAAAAGAAAATCAATTTCGTCAGAATATTAACCTTATCAACGATTTGAGAAGGGTAATTCTATACCGCTATTGCAAAAAATAA
- a CDS encoding DUF5675 family protein — MVLFLTRTYFPDGTNGKLECEGKLICKTIELPWKMNETKVSCIPEGKYFIRKRYSAKYKWHMEVVDVPNRKFILFHPANNAQKELQGCIAPVTKLSGPGLGLMSRKAFDKLKAFVYKALENGESVVLIVE; from the coding sequence ATGGTTTTGTTTTTAACTAGAACTTATTTCCCTGATGGAACGAATGGTAAACTCGAATGCGAAGGCAAATTGATTTGTAAAACTATCGAATTGCCCTGGAAGATGAACGAAACGAAGGTCTCCTGCATTCCTGAGGGGAAATATTTTATTAGAAAGCGATACAGCGCCAAATACAAATGGCATATGGAGGTAGTGGATGTACCAAATAGAAAATTTATTCTTTTTCATCCTGCCAACAATGCTCAAAAGGAATTGCAAGGTTGTATTGCTCCGGTTACTAAACTTTCTGGACCTGGATTAGGTTTGATGTCAAGGAAAGCGTTTGATAAACTTAAAGCTTTTGTTTACAAAGCTTTGGAGAATGGAGAAAGTGTAGTGTTGATTGTTGAATAA
- a CDS encoding DUF6660 family protein: MKLLTVILSIYIFTLSAVPCVDVEIGSAAHSTVIHSSENKANSHDKENDLCSPFCICNCCSGITLSYVPTITYNFQNPFEVIKTPNSFYTSALHSNFFGSIWQPPQIV, from the coding sequence GTGAAATTATTAACTGTTATATTATCCATTTACATTTTTACTCTTTCGGCTGTACCTTGTGTAGATGTCGAAATTGGAAGTGCTGCGCATTCAACAGTTATTCATTCATCTGAAAATAAAGCTAATTCCCACGATAAGGAAAACGACTTATGTTCTCCTTTTTGTATTTGTAACTGCTGTTCAGGCATTACACTATCTTATGTTCCTACTATTACTTATAATTTTCAAAATCCGTTTGAGGTAATAAAAACTCCAAATTCATTTTATACCTCAGCCTTACATTCCAATTTCTTCGGAAGTATTTGGCAACCCCCTCAGATAGTATAA
- a CDS encoding CusA/CzcA family heavy metal efflux RND transporter → MLDKIIQFSIKNKFVILLFTLVLLAWGSYSIKQLPLDALPDVTNNQVQIITTAPTLASQEVEQLITYPLEQSVKTIPKVVELRSISRFGLSVVTVVFKDDVDIYWAREQIFQRIKDAEENIPKYAGSPELAPISTGLGEIFQYDVYAKKGYENKYDAIQLRTIQDWIIIPQLQGVEGVAEVSSWGGKLKQYEIAVNPNTLNSQGVTITEIFDALEKNNQNTGGAYIEKDQYAYFIRGVGMASGISDLQNVVIKNRNGSPVLVRDVATVREGVALRYGASTKDGKGEIVCGLVLMLKGENSSAVVDRVKERMVQINKSLPEGVVAEPFIDRGKLVDNAIGTVTKNLIEGALIVIFVLILFLGNLRAGLIVASVIPLSMLFAVILMNYFGVSGNLMSLGAIDFGIIVDGAVIIVEATMHHLAKLKRKKELTQAKMDSEVYLSASKIRNSAAFGEIIILIVYLPILALVGTEGKMFKPMAMTVGFAVIGAFILSLTYVPMMSAMFLSKNTEHKINFSDRMMAWFESKYIPLLNKALEMKKTVLLISVGLFALALFTFQNMGGEFIPTIEEGDLALNVTIMTGSSLSQTVETTTKYEKILKAKFPEIKTIVAKIGSGEIPTDPMPIESADLIIVLKDKSEWTSADNWEDLANLMKEEMEVIPGANIEVSQPIQMRFNELMTGSRSDVAIKIFGDDLEVLENKAKELTSKIKSIEGIGDLKADKVAGLPQITVKYDYNKIALYGLNISDINQIIRSSFAGDIAGKIYEENKRFDVVVRLNKDNRADISDVSNLFIPLPNGQQIPLSQVATISYEQGAVQVVREDGKRRVTVGLNVRGRDVKSVVEEIQSKLDKNFKLPAGYYITYGGQFENLIEANKRLSVALPIALGLILVLLYFTFGSIKQSLLIFTAIPLSAIGGVFALWLRGMPFSISAGIGFIALFGIAVLNGIVLISYFNQLKTEGITDPLRRVLIGTKTRLRPVLMTAAVASLGFMPMALSTSGGAEVQKPLATVVIGGLLSATLLTLIVLPILYLLFETKIKRRKNMKTPIITAILLLFSAFSFAQSPQKVSLEQAVELAKNNNSTLKIADKEIEKQKALKKGAFQADPLQIQYQGGQFNSDAYDHNVSVQQYFPIGKVTKANRQLQEELANLAEKRKALSEYEIEKAVTLAYYQYLYGVELQKLNNELNEIYTKFLKNAELRFETGESGKIEVISAKVKVKEIETVKAQIEYDLAIYQKQLQYFVQSDNDIIPDASSALQYKIALGADNSKVDGLVNDYYSQQVLVNQKETSVYKAQRMPKLGLGYFAQTIDTKSMFQGFTAGLQIPLFGGANTAKAKASEINVSQSQMMLDRNKLTLKLKKEELQNEYDKQKKALDYYQNEGLEYANQIINTAQKSYANGDMSYWSYISFLNQAIDIKKQNAEAVNLYNQSAIQLQFPSILNN, encoded by the coding sequence ATGTTAGATAAGATTATACAATTCAGTATAAAGAACAAGTTCGTTATACTACTTTTTACCCTTGTGCTTTTGGCTTGGGGTAGCTATTCCATTAAGCAGTTACCGCTTGATGCTTTACCTGATGTTACTAATAATCAGGTGCAAATTATTACAACCGCTCCGACTTTAGCAAGTCAGGAAGTAGAGCAGTTAATCACATATCCATTAGAACAATCTGTAAAAACCATTCCGAAAGTCGTTGAGTTGCGTAGTATTTCACGCTTTGGGCTTTCGGTTGTTACTGTGGTTTTCAAAGATGATGTGGATATTTATTGGGCAAGGGAGCAAATTTTCCAAAGGATAAAAGATGCTGAAGAAAATATCCCGAAATATGCCGGTTCACCTGAGTTAGCTCCAATTTCCACCGGACTTGGCGAAATATTCCAATACGATGTTTATGCCAAAAAAGGCTACGAAAATAAATATGATGCTATTCAGCTAAGAACCATTCAGGATTGGATTATCATTCCTCAGTTGCAAGGTGTCGAAGGCGTTGCTGAGGTCAGTAGTTGGGGTGGTAAACTAAAGCAATATGAAATTGCCGTTAATCCCAACACGCTTAACAGTCAAGGTGTAACCATAACTGAGATTTTTGATGCTTTGGAAAAAAACAATCAAAATACCGGTGGCGCTTATATAGAGAAAGACCAATATGCTTACTTCATTCGTGGTGTCGGAATGGCTTCAGGGATTAGTGATTTGCAAAACGTGGTTATCAAAAACAGAAATGGTTCACCGGTGTTGGTTCGTGATGTGGCAACGGTTCGTGAAGGCGTTGCCTTACGTTATGGAGCATCCACCAAAGATGGAAAAGGCGAAATTGTTTGTGGATTGGTGCTAATGCTCAAAGGCGAAAACTCAAGCGCAGTTGTTGACAGAGTAAAAGAGCGAATGGTACAAATCAACAAGAGCTTACCTGAAGGAGTGGTTGCTGAACCTTTTATCGACAGAGGTAAGTTAGTGGATAATGCCATAGGTACGGTTACCAAAAACCTCATCGAAGGAGCGTTAATCGTAATATTTGTATTGATTCTGTTTCTTGGAAACCTTCGTGCAGGGCTTATCGTTGCTTCAGTAATTCCATTATCAATGCTTTTTGCCGTTATCCTGATGAATTACTTCGGTGTTAGCGGAAACCTGATGAGTTTAGGAGCTATTGATTTCGGAATCATAGTCGATGGCGCAGTAATTATAGTGGAAGCCACAATGCACCATTTAGCCAAACTAAAACGGAAAAAGGAGTTAACACAAGCCAAAATGGATAGTGAAGTTTATCTATCGGCTTCTAAAATCAGGAATAGTGCTGCTTTTGGCGAAATCATCATTCTGATTGTGTATTTGCCAATCTTAGCTTTAGTTGGAACAGAAGGCAAAATGTTTAAGCCAATGGCTATGACAGTAGGCTTTGCTGTAATTGGGGCTTTCATATTGTCTTTGACTTATGTACCAATGATGAGTGCAATGTTCCTGTCAAAGAATACAGAGCATAAAATCAATTTTAGTGATAGAATGATGGCTTGGTTTGAAAGTAAATACATCCCATTACTCAATAAGGCTTTAGAAATGAAAAAAACTGTCTTATTGATTTCAGTTGGTTTGTTTGCTTTGGCTTTATTCACTTTTCAAAATATGGGTGGTGAATTTATCCCTACGATTGAGGAAGGCGATTTAGCTCTCAATGTAACAATAATGACAGGAAGCTCATTAAGTCAAACAGTAGAAACCACAACCAAATATGAAAAGATTCTAAAAGCAAAATTCCCTGAAATAAAAACTATTGTGGCTAAAATAGGAAGTGGTGAAATCCCAACTGACCCAATGCCAATCGAAAGTGCTGATTTGATTATAGTGCTTAAAGATAAAAGCGAATGGACTTCAGCTGACAATTGGGAAGATTTAGCCAATTTGATGAAAGAGGAAATGGAAGTAATTCCGGGAGCGAATATCGAAGTTTCACAACCAATCCAAATGCGCTTCAATGAGCTTATGACCGGAAGCAGAAGTGATGTAGCTATTAAAATTTTTGGCGATGATTTAGAAGTTTTAGAAAATAAAGCCAAAGAGCTTACAAGTAAAATTAAATCTATTGAAGGTATTGGCGATTTGAAAGCTGACAAGGTCGCAGGGTTGCCACAAATCACTGTAAAATATGATTACAATAAAATTGCTTTATATGGATTAAATATCAGTGATATAAACCAAATAATTCGTTCTTCATTTGCCGGAGATATTGCCGGTAAAATTTATGAAGAAAACAAACGCTTTGATGTGGTAGTAAGATTAAACAAAGACAATCGGGCTGATATTTCAGACGTTAGTAATTTGTTTATTCCCTTACCAAACGGACAGCAAATCCCACTTTCTCAGGTGGCAACTATAAGCTATGAACAGGGAGCTGTTCAGGTAGTGCGTGAAGATGGAAAACGAAGGGTTACTGTCGGCTTAAATGTTCGTGGCAGAGATGTTAAAAGCGTAGTTGAGGAAATCCAATCTAAGTTGGATAAAAACTTCAAACTTCCTGCAGGTTACTATATCACTTATGGTGGACAGTTTGAAAACCTCATCGAAGCCAATAAAAGGTTATCGGTTGCGCTTCCTATTGCTTTAGGTTTGATTTTAGTTTTACTGTATTTCACTTTTGGCAGTATCAAACAATCTCTTTTGATATTTACTGCAATTCCGCTTTCTGCTATTGGTGGTGTCTTTGCCTTATGGTTAAGAGGGATGCCATTCAGTATTTCAGCCGGAATAGGTTTCATTGCTTTGTTTGGTATAGCTGTATTAAATGGAATTGTGCTTATTTCCTATTTCAATCAACTGAAAACGGAAGGCATTACAGACCCATTACGAAGAGTTTTAATCGGAACTAAAACAAGGTTACGCCCTGTATTGATGACTGCTGCTGTGGCATCATTAGGATTTATGCCAATGGCATTATCTACCAGCGGTGGTGCTGAGGTTCAAAAGCCTTTGGCAACAGTGGTTATAGGTGGTTTACTTTCTGCAACACTATTAACCCTGATTGTATTGCCAATACTCTATTTATTATTTGAAACAAAAATCAAAAGAAGAAAAAATATGAAAACCCCAATCATTACAGCTATACTGTTATTATTCAGTGCCTTTTCTTTTGCTCAAAGCCCTCAAAAAGTTTCATTGGAGCAAGCTGTTGAATTAGCTAAAAATAACAACAGTACTTTGAAAATAGCGGATAAGGAAATTGAGAAGCAAAAAGCACTTAAAAAAGGAGCTTTTCAGGCTGACCCTTTACAGATTCAATATCAGGGTGGACAGTTCAACAGTGATGCCTATGACCACAACGTTTCGGTTCAGCAGTATTTCCCCATCGGGAAAGTAACTAAAGCCAATAGACAGTTACAGGAAGAATTGGCTAATTTGGCAGAGAAGCGAAAAGCATTATCTGAGTATGAAATTGAAAAGGCAGTAACATTAGCTTATTATCAGTATTTGTATGGTGTTGAATTACAAAAACTGAACAATGAATTGAATGAGATTTACACCAAGTTTCTCAAAAATGCTGAATTACGTTTTGAAACCGGAGAAAGCGGTAAAATCGAAGTTATCAGTGCCAAAGTCAAAGTAAAGGAAATTGAAACTGTAAAAGCACAGATTGAATATGATTTGGCTATTTATCAAAAGCAATTACAATACTTTGTGCAGAGCGATAATGATATAATTCCTGATGCTTCTTCTGCATTGCAATACAAAATTGCTTTAGGCGCAGACAATTCAAAAGTAGATGGTTTGGTAAATGATTATTACTCCCAACAGGTTTTAGTTAATCAAAAGGAAACAAGCGTTTACAAAGCCCAAAGGATGCCAAAATTGGGATTGGGATATTTTGCCCAAACCATTGACACGAAATCAATGTTTCAGGGATTCACAGCCGGTTTGCAGATTCCTTTGTTTGGTGGAGCTAATACAGCAAAAGCCAAAGCTTCAGAAATCAATGTTTCCCAATCACAAATGATGCTCGACAGGAATAAGTTAACCTTGAAGCTGAAAAAAGAGGAGTTGCAAAATGAATATGACAAACAGAAAAAAGCCCTCGACTATTATCAAAATGAAGGCTTGGAATATGCCAATCAAATTATCAATACAGCACAAAAAAGCTATGCTAATGGTGATATGAGTTATTGGTCATATATCAGTTTCTTAAATCAGGCTATTGATATAAAGAAACAAAATGCTGAAGCGGTTAATCTTTACAATCAGAGCGCAATTCAGTTGCAGTTCCCATCAATCCTTAATAATTAA
- a CDS encoding efflux RND transporter periplasmic adaptor subunit, whose product MKNIIINKSSLFILSVSLFLLVSCGKKEATEEHEEEKSETEVALTEIQAKTIGIETGSVEMKNLNTIIKANGYTAVPPQNRADVSTLIGGVVKDIFVLEGTFVTKGKTLATIQNLEVSEMQEEYQSAVANIEYLEQEYKRQKTLTDENVNPRKAFQEVKSKLASERAKAQAAKNKLQALNVSPNGSTSLVPIVSPISGYVGKISITKGAFAETGITLFEVVDNTQMHLDLNVFEKDLGKISIGQEVDFVLTNQSNKSIKGKIFGINKSFSNESKTVAVHAKITSSTKDLISGMYVAANINISNQTVPALPKDAVVRNGDKYFIYIQEEGHEEAPKKETEEHEHKEGETHKEGKEIHFKAVEVAVGTTDLGYTEVKVIEKIPSDAKIVIKGAYYLLAQSKGGGEHEH is encoded by the coding sequence ATGAAAAATATAATCATTAATAAATCATCGCTATTTATACTTTCTGTTTCACTATTCCTGCTTGTTTCCTGTGGCAAAAAAGAAGCTACTGAAGAACACGAAGAAGAAAAGTCAGAAACAGAAGTAGCACTAACAGAAATACAAGCCAAGACAATCGGAATTGAAACCGGAAGTGTCGAAATGAAGAACCTCAACACAATTATAAAAGCCAATGGCTATACAGCAGTTCCACCACAAAACAGGGCTGATGTTTCTACGCTAATTGGTGGCGTTGTAAAGGATATTTTTGTTTTGGAAGGTACATTTGTAACTAAGGGCAAAACATTGGCTACAATCCAAAATCTTGAGGTTTCTGAAATGCAGGAAGAATATCAATCCGCTGTTGCCAATATTGAGTATTTGGAGCAGGAATATAAACGCCAAAAAACTCTAACTGATGAAAATGTAAATCCTCGAAAAGCATTTCAGGAAGTAAAGTCAAAATTGGCATCAGAAAGAGCCAAAGCTCAGGCAGCCAAAAACAAATTACAGGCATTGAATGTAAGTCCGAATGGCAGCACTTCTTTAGTGCCTATTGTTTCACCAATAAGCGGTTATGTTGGTAAAATCAGTATTACAAAAGGTGCTTTTGCAGAAACAGGAATAACATTGTTTGAAGTTGTCGATAATACACAAATGCACCTCGATTTGAATGTGTTTGAAAAAGACTTAGGCAAAATTTCAATCGGTCAGGAAGTTGATTTTGTATTGACTAACCAATCCAATAAATCCATCAAAGGGAAAATATTCGGAATCAATAAATCTTTCTCAAATGAAAGCAAAACAGTAGCCGTTCACGCCAAAATAACGAGCAGTACCAAAGATTTGATTTCGGGAATGTATGTAGCAGCCAACATCAATATTTCCAATCAAACTGTTCCGGCACTGCCTAAAGATGCAGTGGTGAGAAACGGAGATAAATATTTTATCTACATTCAGGAAGAAGGACACGAAGAAGCTCCGAAAAAAGAAACAGAAGAACACGAACACAAAGAAGGCGAAACCCATAAAGAAGGAAAAGAAATCCATTTCAAAGCCGTTGAGGTGGCAGTAGGTACAACTGATTTAGGTTATACTGAAGTAAAGGTAATTGAAAAAATTCCTTCAGATGCCAAAATTGTGATTAAAGGTGCTTACTATCTATTGGCACAATCCAAAGGCGGTGGCGAACACGAACATTAA